gttttctctttaactcCTTAGTAAAGTTTCTTTTGTCGGGCTTTAACTTTTTCTTAAATGAATCAAGGAAGAGATGGTTGCAGGTGGGGTGGAGATGCACACGCCTGCATGCACACTGAGAGACCCAAGAGAttgctgggggcagggagtgTCAGTGAAAGAGGTGTAGATAAACCTGTTGGTGAAGTGAGTCTACTCAGATGGGTGCAATATTAGCATGGACACAGCTACTCCCATGGAGACCTCATCTCTCCATCTTCACACAGTGGGAGTTTGGCAAAATCAGTAGCTAGATAACCATAGAACAAAGCAGAATAGGATCAATACTGTAAAAAAGATTCTCAATTTCATGATAGGCctggtttttaaatttagtttgctGCTTTCCTtagcttttctcttttattaaaatatgaccTTCATGCTCTAAACagcatttgaaagtgaaagtggtagtcactcagtcgtgtccaactcttcgcaatcccctggactgtagccggccaggctcctctgtccgtgggatttcccaggcaagaatactggagtgggttgccctgctttccaccaggggaccttcccagcccaaggatcgaacccacatctcctgcagtggcaggcagttttttttacccgctgagccgtcagggaagccccaaacagcaTCGAGCAGATCCTTATTGAGTTTGAATTAAGTTAATCGTTTTTTTCATGCTGATTGAGTTAACTTTTGAGTACGTGATTCTGTTTTACCATATAGAATATCTCAAGTACAATAAGAAACAAATATACGAAAGAgaactgctgtgtgtgtgtgtgtgtgtgtgtgtgtgtgtgtgtggaggtagTTCTTTGAAGTTTAAGGAACTTACCTTCTGACAATGTAATAAAGCTAAATCTAAGCACTTATGTcttgttttactttaaaaatatctcagtCTTTTTATATGATGAAAAGTGCAATAGGGCTTTATGATAATTTAATTGCAATTTTGATCCAGCAGATATGGGAAAAATTAgacattttaatggaaaataaaatataattgataACTCTGATGTTGTTTCTATTTGGTGAAGTAATTTATTAGAGGCAAGAGACCAAGAAGGATAAGAAATGGTACTTTTCTAAATGACTTCACTGTCTTGATTTAGTTTGGCTTCTCTGAATCTCAACTCACCTCATGTTTCTTTACAGGCACATTCCATCCACCACATCCGAACAATGTCCTACGTTTTTGTAAATGATTCTTCTCAGACTAATGTACCCTTACTACAGGCCTGTATTGATGGAGAATTTAACTACTCCAAGAGGCTTTTGGAAAGTGGCTTTGACCCAAATATTCGTGACAGCAggggcagaacaggccttcaccTTGCAGCGGCCCGAGGGAATGTAGACATCTGCCAGTTGTTACATAAATTTGGTGCTGATCTCCTGGCCACTGATTATCAGGGAAACACAGCTCTTCATCTCTGTGGCCATGTGGATACTATTCAATTCTTGGTTTCCAATGGACTCAAAATTGATATTTGGTAAGTTCTGTGGTTTTTAAAGTCTCGTCACTTCTTCCCATTAGCCTCTCAACCGGTAATCTAATCTTGGAATCTATTGATTTTGTTTCCTCATTGATCAAGTGTAGTGACAAGTTCAGAAAGGTATTGAGGACAATGAGTGAGGGAACAAGAGCCTGACTTCTAGATTTGTGCTGAAGCAGTGtatatttttctatgaaaatagTGGCTAGGTTCTGCTGCTGATTATGTATTACAAgacaagggaaaaagaagaactaACATTTGTTTAAAATCTATTATGACCTGGGCACTGTGTTTACTGTGTTAGTTCATGAATCTTCAGAGTGAATAGCTCTTAAGTATTCGTTTTATAGACGAAATAGTTGAGACAAGAATTCTTAATGCAGTTGGAATTTAAAACTAGTTCCACCTGGTTCCAAAGCTTGTTTGCCTTCTGTCATGTAATATACCATGCTAGCCTCATTATCTCTCTGGACTCAGAGTTCTTCTTATACTGAACAACTTGAAGAagtagtgttttttgttttgttttagtgatACCTTGTCTCTTGAGTGGGAACGATATCAGGtcactttaaaaagaaacctTGACCTTTAAACTACATTTTTTATACCTAATTTATTGGTGCTATAATGTCCCTAAATCTGAATAAGACAGTAAATGGTTCTGCTACTATAGGACAAAATGTGGTAGGAATTAACTATAGGATTCAGTGTTGGTCGGGCTTTCTCCTGTTGTTAAATGATTAGGTGAACCAAAGTAGATTATTTGATTGCTTTTGAgcttgggtttttctttttcttttagttcttagacatttaaaaaaatagatactgTTCTCATGAAATACATAAATGTCAGATAAGaatgaatctagaaaaaaaaatgaatatagaatCTAGACTTTTCCAATTAGTTTCTAGGAAGATgcccttttttctttattctcatttATCTACTCttgattatgtatatatttttcctttttcctaaaagaaaaaaaaaaaggttaactcAAAATTCAGGCTCCATCTCAACCACTAGTTCTGCTCTGGTTTTAATTTTGAGTTAATGGGGCCCATGCCTTCCTCACTGAGATCTCCACAGATGGCTACTAACAGTATAGTGTaacagctatttttatttttatggactTTCTAGCAACCATCAAGGTGCTACACCCCTAGTTCTGGCAAAGCGCAGGGGAGTGAATAAAGATGTCATCCGATTGCTGGAATCATTGGAAGAACAGGAGGTAAAAGGATTTAACAGAGGAACTCACTCAAAACTAGAGACCATGCAGACAGCTGAGAGTGAAAGGTActtaagatttcatttttttaagaggCAAGTCCCTTCAAGTGAATCTTTTTTTGtggtttgtttcttttgtcttttttagtttatttgtttttaattggaggataattgcttcacagtattgtgctggtttctgccatacatcaacacgaatcagccataggtacatgtatgtcccctccctctttaacCTCCCCCCACTACACCCGCaccatcccaccccctaggttgTCAGAGAGTGCCGACTCGAGCTCCCTGAGACGAATAGCAAATTCCCGCTGGCGATCTGTTTACGTGTGGTGATGTGTTCCAATGCTCCTGTCTCAGTCGGTCCCgccttctccttcccccgctgtgtccacgagtctgttctctgtgtctgcgtctccactgctgccctgcagataggttcgtCCCtgccatctttttagattccatttacATGTGTTAATACACAcagtgtttttcactttctgacttactgcactctgtttaataggctctaggttcatctgcctcattagaattgactcaaatgtgttcctttttatagctgagtaatattccattttgtatatgttctgtagcttctttatccattcatctgtccatggacatctagattgcttccatgtcctagctattataaatagtgctgcaatgaactttggggtgcatgtgtgtttttaaattatggttttctcagagtacaTGTCCattagtgggattgttgggttatatggtagttttatttctaggttttgtttttgttttaaggaatctgcatacttttctccatagtggctgcatcaatttacattcccaccagcagtgcaagagggctcccttctctccacaccctctccaccattcactgtttgtggattttttgatgatggccattctatccagtgtgaggtgatacctcactgtagttttgatttgcatttctctaataatgagggatgttgaacatcttttcatgtgtttattagccatctgtatgtcgtctttggagaaatgtcagtttaggtcttctgcccactttttgattgaggtgtttgtttttctgacattgagctccatgagctgcttgtatattttgaagattaatcctttgtcagttgtttcatttgctattattttctccctttctgagagttgtcttttcaccttgttaatattaatagtttcctttgctgtgcaaaagcttttaagtttaatcaggtcccacttgtttatttttgtttttatttccattgctctagaaggtggtcatagaggatcttgctgtgatttatgtcaaagagtgttctgcctatgttttcctctaagagttttatagtttctggtcttacattaagtGAATCTTTTATGACAACTTTTTGTCAgctttatatttatttgctttcaaGTAAAGTGCTTGATACTGTCTTTGAACTCTCTGTTGGTCCTTATGGCTCCAGATTACGACTGAAAAGCCATTAACAGAAAGCATTGTGTGCCCACATGCACAGAATGTTCTGTTAGCCGCTGTGCAGGGCAGCCTGCTGAGCTGGCAGTACACGGGAGAAGAGCCGAAcaggagagaaggaaacagaggttTGAGAATTTAAGTACAGGTTACAAGAAGAATGggatttcagaaaaggcagaggaagataGAAGGACTTGCACAATATTAGGAAAGGTAGTTTCAGAGATAGGGAATTAAAGTGCTAAGGGAAAAGTAAAACAGGAGAGTAAGACAAGATTTAACACATACACAATTCAATGATGTGAACGTGACTTTAACATGAGTTGGAACAAATGAAATTTGGACTCCTATATGTAACTGAAGCTAAGATGGAGTGACTGACAGGGTCTCAAATATCTCATCATTCCTCTTCTAAAAGCAGTTTAGAACATAGTTCAGGAAGCTCTGACAAGGTAATCAGTCATCTTTTCTCTTGGCATCACGGGCTCAACAGGTAAAGCCTCTAGGCCAGATTCAGTTGTACCAGCTTGTAGTTTGGTTGACCACCGTGGAATTTCAGCCTTCCAGACGTTGCAAGGTAAGAGGTATAATGAACTTAGATAATCTCCCAGATTTTTCAGGGGACTGGAGCCCTCATTAGCTACTGACTCAGTAGCAGATTGACCAGGACTTAGAATTAGGAGCATATGGTCCACTTAGACTGTTGGGGTCATTGTCTCTGTGAGTTCCAGGTGAAATCTTCTTTGGCTTTCATACTTCACCCTTAATTTGATTCCTCTGTGCCCATgattcctttcctccctcttcaTAGACTTGCTCGTGTACTTCTTTGGGACCACTGATTCCACTCTCAAGTTTAGGATTATTTTGTTTGTGGCAAACACTTATTATTGTCCAAAGAAATTAAAGTGTTTTACTTCTAAAACGGTGCATGCTCCTCATGACTTATCGCTGAAGGCTGGCAAGTACATGAAATAAGAAGTCAGTGGTGCACTGCAAGCCCTTCTCTCACCTGCATGTTCTAGATTGGCAGTCAGAATGCTGTAAGAAATTTAATAACATTGAGTTGTTTTTTGTTAAAGATCATATGCTTCCAAAATAAcgtgaaatttattttcataatgaCTTCGGCCTTCTTTACCATGAAAAATGTTCTAGATGTGCTCTTTCCTGGTATATTTTCAGGACCTTGCTTGGTATATTTTGTTACTAGCCAGTTTCTTGGCATCTCTGTATTagaaatatgttttgttttgcctCAGTTGTAATTCCTTATTAACTCAGAAGTGATTAGTCATTTGAGCAGTGCAGTGTGAAATATTTATTCCTGCTTCTTTCACATACCTGCCATTGCACTTTAGTATGAGGATTTGTATTATTTACAGCATTAGGTAAAGcttgttctttaaaaattgaattattaaTACTTGTACTACCTAGTTGCCCTGTCTTACTCCTGCACTTTAGTGTCGTGATAGGAAGGTGTGGTTGAAGCTTAAGCTAAAAAGCTTAAAAGCATTGGTCATTAGGGAAAATGCAGATTGAAACCAGAGTGAAATACCACTTTATACACAACAGAATGGCGGCAATCAAAAAGATGGACAATATCAAGTACTGGCAATGATGTGGGAAAATTTGAACCATCCTAcatttgctggtgggaatgtaaaatagctGCTGTGGAAGACAGTCTGGCAACTCCTCAAAAAGTCACACAGagtcaccatatgacccaacaatttcaCTTTTAGTATATACAcccaagaaaattgaaaaaaacatgTTTACACAAAAGCTTGTATGCAAATTTTATAGAAGCttaatttataatagccaaaaggtagaaaccaCCCAGAAGTCCAttgttgatgaatggataagcaaaatgtcatCTATCCATTCAGGGAAATATTATCCcactataaaaaataatgaaatactgaTATGTGCCGCAACACCGATGAGCTTTGAAAACATGCTCCATGAGAGAAGCCAGGGGCAAAAGGCagtagtggttgccaggagcaggGGAAGGGACAAGaggtggtggttgctgaagggTACAGAGTTCATTATAGAGGTGACCAAGATGAAATTAGATAGTGGAGGTGGTTCTGCAGCTCTGTGAATTTTCTAAAGAACACTAAATCATGTACTTTAGAAAGATGAATTTTATGGTACATGAAttatatcaatttaaaaaaagtgagGGGGGGAAGCTTAAAGGTGTTGGCTAGCACATGGCATTGTGGCATAGCTGTGTGATGATTAGCCTTTTCTAGAATAGGAGATAAAGCAAGATTTTGAATCTATTTAGTATTTTCCTGTTTCCTTATAATTCCCCGAAACATAGCGTAACTTCTTAAGGGCCTATAAATCAAGTTGATGAAAAATACTTTCCTACACCATTTAACCTAAGTTTAatttagttcctttttatttaGGTATGAGCTGACAGAGACAGTGTAGATGACACTGTACACAAAAAATTACACATTGTACACACAGACCATCATGCTAGAATCACATATTTCCTAGAtagtagaaaaatatttcatcGGACCAAGTCACCATAGACAGTTCTGACTGTCAGAACTTCATGAGCTCTTAGAGAAGGTGCGACTGAAGTCTCATTTTATaggtccccacccacccccactgtCCAAAAGTAGAATGTTCCTAGGAACCTTCTCCTTAAGTCGAggtggcataaagtgaagaagcagTTACCTTAGGACTCCTCTTACTAACAGATGCACAGAACAAATTGAGATGAAACACAGGTGCTCACAAACACCACTCAGGGCTGGGGCCGCTGGACACTAAGATGCTGTGAGGTTCCTGgggaaggagcctggtggtgcCAGTCTTGCTGCAAGACAAATGCTGaacactgtttttgttttatgcctTTCTTCATAGAAAAGCAAAAATCCTCTtgggatttattttaattagcaaGTACAGGTAGTATAGTAGGTGTTTCTTAAAAGTGAGGTGGCATAAAGTGAACTTTCAAAAAGTGGGGGATACCTGTATATCTAACACCTTTAAGTATGAGAGCATTCTGAATCAGACATAGTCAATAAATTTCATGTAAGTCAAAATGATGACATTATTAGAGCAGGAAGtacaagcatttaaaaatatggagTTCAGGGTCCCTGTGTATCAAGCCAACTCAGATGTTTTGAAAGCCTTTTCTTTAAACAGAGTAAGTGAAATATCTGTGGCTCAGAAGTTTGGGGTTTGTGATAACTTTGTAGTCATAGAAAACTTGAGTGCTTTCTGCCTCTCCACATGTGGTTATTCTAATAAATAGAGAagtgagccaaaaaaaaaatttaacctctCCTGAACTTCTCAGAGTTCTAGTCTTATCTTTGAACTTGCTagagttttctttaaatttttgtattGTTATAGATTCCCATTGAAAATGTCTTCTCCTATTCAgaagataaacattttttaacatataaaaaaagTTTGGATGTCACACAGACTGGCCCTTTACGAAGTCATTTTCCCGGGATTAGAAAAGACACTAATGCCAGGAAAGGCTGAAAGGGCTGTGGTTAACAGTGTCAGTGAATCAAGTAAAGTTGTAACTTAGCAAAAAAACCTGCCACTTGTGCCTGATGAACCAGACTCTAAGACCTTGTTTtgtgctgtttccattgttccaaaATGGtcagaagaatatgaaaagaagttTAGGAAGAATAATAACAGCAGTCAGTAGCTGTTACCTGTGATTATGGTCATTGTGGCTTTAATCTAAATGACACCCTGTTATTGGTCCTGCGTGTTGTGACATAATTGTGGGTGCTAATCTCTGGGAGCTTCGAACTCATCACAGCGCAGCCTCTCGAATACCAGTGTCAGATATACTCTATTTGTAGCAGTCATGTTCTCACTTATATAGTTTTTATGGTACCTGTACTACCTTATTTTCAACTAGACTCAGCCTTTATACAGAAGAGAAGTAAACTTATTTTGTGTTATTGTACAAGATAGAGCTAAAACCAGTGGGGGGAAGCTAGTAAGAGGAATCTCTAATGGCTAGCCCTGTCCAAGTGTACAACAGACTGAAGAGTAAGCATCCATTATTAAAGTATTTCAGTTTAAAGAAGGAATTCCTTCACTGGTCAGATTATTGAGCTAAATTGATAAAAATCCAcctttgagaaaaattaaaaaaaaaagaaaaacaggaaaaaaaaaaaaatccacctttgAGATTCACACACTGTATAAAACAAGTTTTTAGATTTTCCCATCTTTGCTTATTTTCCTTAACATGAATTCTCAGATTTTGAATCCTTGTGTTGAACTCTGCAAATAACCAGAGTGTATTTTGCTACAGTATCTGATGATTCGCTAAGTGACTCACTTGACCTTTTTCAAGACTTCTGCTTCACAGTTGGGatgcttttattgttgttgttcagttgtgtccaactctttgcaaccccgtgtactgtagcatgccagcctccctgttcttcaccatctcctggggtttgctcagactcatgtccattgagttgatgatgccatctaaccatctcatcctctgttgcccccttttcctcctgccctcaatcttactagcataagggtcttttccaatgaatcggctcttcgtATCAGATAGCCTAAGTTTTGGAGCTTCTAACTTTGACTCTTCTAGATACTAAACCAAGGAACATAATCATTATTGTTTAGCAATTTATGGTTCAAGGTAAATTGTCCAAATACTTGCAGATATTTAAATCGGTACATAAATGGGTATTTAAATCTGTACATAAATGGGTATTTAAATCAGTACATAAATGGGTTAGAATATATATGTCAGTTTTCTTCTCGTCAATGTATATTTTAAGGTTGGTCTTCTTAATGCAGTTTCTgtggtttcttgtttttgaaatggGTAATGTCTTGTTTCATGTCCTTTCTTTCCCCTTGCTTCTCTCACAGCGCCATGGAAAGCCATTCCCTCCTCAATCCCAACCTGCAGCAGGGTGAGGGGGTCCTGTCCAGCTTCCGCACCACGTGGCAGGAGTTTGTAGAGGATCTGGGCTTCTGGAGGGTGTTGCTCTTGATCTTTGTCATCGCTCTGCTGTCTCTTGGCATCGCCTACTATGTGAGTGGGGTGCTGCCCTTCGTGGAAAACCAGCCTGAACTGGTGCATTAAAGGAGCTCCGGGGAGAGGAGACAGATGCCAGTGTCCTGGCTTCCAGTGTTTGTTCTCAGTTTCTTAAAATCTCTTAGTGCAAAGCAGTGAGGGCtgtacttttgtttctttttgcatttttacacATTGTAATCCTTTTAGAAGAACAACCTGTCTGTTGGAACTAACTACATACTGTAGTTAAGGATACTGTCCTAAAGCTACCTCCAACTCAGCCTGACTTCTTAGGAAAGGCTCTGCAAAGCCTTGTTTGATAAAAATGTGGCATTGGCTAAGGAATGAGAGATAAGAGGATGAGACTAGGAAATCCTTGCTACAGAAACCTTACCCTAACATAAGACCAACCAGGGTGAAATGTTTAAAGTTCGTCTTATATGATTAGTTGTGGTtggtaattttgttttgtttttgcttatttttgcaaGAGCTGCTTTTCACTATTTACTTTCTCTGGGGAATAGTAGGGTAGGGGGAAATGAAACCTTCAGCTTAAAACTTGAAGCGCTTTTTTCAGATTTTGTAGCGCAAATCAGTATTGTTGGGACCTGTTtggtttattttaatattttcaagtcTAGTCACAAACCAAACAGAACTTTTGAAAAGGAGCTATATTTTCCTCAAAAATGATTGATTTGatcttatatttatttgtttttaagataagtttgattttttttttgtaagctgCTTTGCTTGTTGTTAGTGTCTATGAAAAATGAACTTGAGAATTTTCAACTGAGAAACTTTCATTTCCCCCTAGTGTTTATTTCAAAGATATTCTATTCATCAAAAATACAGTTGGAAAACTTTTTCTACTCAGTAGTTAGCAGGAATAAATATTTCTGATGTTTAATGTCACTGTAATTCTGTAGTACCATTATTATGGTGAAAAATTCAGTTCGATAAGCTAGCTGTGTTGTCATGATTATATCATAGttcataattttttcattttatgtgcAATCCTCTTTAGAGGCCCTGTTAGAATTGTCATAACAATCCCATCCATGTCAGTTGTTCTCTGATGGAAAGAATCGATGGAGCATTTCTGAGTTAACAGCGCTGAGCAGTATTGTACCAGGTGTCGTAAACTCTTTATGAATGGTAATATTATGTAAATTGAAATCTGGCCCTCAGACCATATTGCAGCTTTCTGCAGTGTGTTTGAAGGCCTCTTGTTAATGATTTCGCTATGTTTATATCATA
This genomic interval from Dama dama isolate Ldn47 chromosome 21, ASM3311817v1, whole genome shotgun sequence contains the following:
- the ANKRD46 gene encoding ankyrin repeat domain-containing protein 46; translation: MSYVFVNDSSQTNVPLLQACIDGEFNYSKRLLESGFDPNIRDSRGRTGLHLAAARGNVDICQLLHKFGADLLATDYQGNTALHLCGHVDTIQFLVSNGLKIDICNHQGATPLVLAKRRGVNKDVIRLLESLEEQEVKGFNRGTHSKLETMQTAESESAMESHSLLNPNLQQGEGVLSSFRTTWQEFVEDLGFWRVLLLIFVIALLSLGIAYYVSGVLPFVENQPELVH